One part of the Oceanihabitans sp. IOP_32 genome encodes these proteins:
- a CDS encoding D-alanyl-D-alanine carboxypeptidase/D-alanyl-D-alanine-endopeptidase, whose amino-acid sequence MRGLTTKWICLYFLTIALHSCKSKYVAKQLDDNFYNNQFTGLIVYNPKTKDTVFKYNADKYFTPASNTKIFTLYTALQVLPEKIPAFKYRVDKDTLTIQGVGDPSFLHPFFNDSTALKMASHYKNVNIVLGNLTDDKFGPGWAWEDYDSYFSTEKSSFPMYGNVLTIHYQDSLQSIPKILKNNINVFPSYKKRELDANIFYVNHRRKDSLEIPMVIDSLLVRKLWDDLQPNKISVSKYAGKTLDKTAYSVSADSLYKRMMLVSDNFLAEQMLIMASSTLSDTLSSQRIRDTILNNQLKDLKHKPRWVDGSGLSRYNLFTPSSFVEVLSKLHQQIPEQRLFNFFPVGGVSGTLEDYFAGTSKPYIYAKSGTLGNNYSLSGYLITKSGDTLIFSFMNNHYKTRTSDVKKRMQTILEWLRDTY is encoded by the coding sequence ATGCGTGGTTTAACAACAAAATGGATTTGCTTATACTTTTTAACTATTGCTTTACACAGTTGTAAAAGCAAATATGTTGCTAAACAACTGGACGATAACTTTTATAACAACCAATTTACAGGCTTAATAGTTTATAACCCCAAAACAAAGGATACGGTTTTTAAGTATAATGCCGACAAGTATTTTACACCTGCTAGTAATACTAAAATCTTTACTTTATATACCGCCTTACAAGTATTACCTGAAAAAATACCAGCCTTTAAATATCGTGTAGACAAGGATACCCTCACAATTCAAGGTGTTGGGGATCCCTCGTTTTTACATCCTTTTTTTAATGATAGTACAGCCTTAAAAATGGCCAGCCATTACAAAAACGTCAATATTGTTTTAGGAAATTTAACCGATGATAAATTTGGTCCTGGTTGGGCTTGGGAAGATTACGACAGTTATTTTAGTACAGAAAAAAGCAGTTTTCCTATGTATGGCAACGTATTAACAATACATTACCAAGACAGCTTACAAAGTATCCCTAAGATTCTAAAAAACAACATTAATGTATTTCCCTCGTATAAAAAAAGAGAACTTGATGCCAATATATTTTATGTCAACCATAGGAGAAAAGACAGCCTAGAAATCCCCATGGTTATAGATTCGTTATTAGTAAGAAAGTTGTGGGATGATCTACAACCCAATAAAATATCTGTTTCCAAGTATGCTGGTAAAACTTTAGACAAAACCGCTTATAGCGTGAGTGCCGATTCTTTATACAAACGCATGATGCTTGTTAGCGATAATTTTTTAGCAGAACAGATGCTCATTATGGCGTCTTCAACACTTTCAGACACCTTGAGTTCACAACGTATTAGAGATACCATTTTAAATAATCAATTAAAAGATTTAAAACACAAACCCCGCTGGGTAGACGGCTCTGGTTTAAGTCGTTACAACCTATTTACACCAAGCTCTTTTGTGGAAGTGCTTAGCAAATTACACCAGCAAATACCTGAGCAACGCTTATTTAATTTCTTCCCTGTTGGTGGCGTATCAGGCACCTTAGAAGATTATTTTGCCGGAACAAGTAAACCTTATATTTATGCCAAATCGGGTACCTTAGGTAATAATTATTCGTTAAGTGGTTATTTAATCACAAAGTCTGGAGACACCTTAATTTTTAGTTTTATGAACAACCATTACAAAACACGAACAAGCGATGTTAAAAAACGCATGCAAACTATTTTAGAGTGGTTGCGCGATACATATTAA
- a CDS encoding MFS transporter has protein sequence MAKRDPYAALRIKEFNIFLLVRLFLVFGWSMQFIVIEWQVYSITKDPLSLGIIGLMEIIPAFTMALFAGHIVDQKEKRNLFALCIALFSLISLGLFLLTTETVVSDWSTHSVLYSIYALVFFGGFLRSFFGPLIFSLIGLIVPKKTYPNAATWSTSTWKTATVLGALFGGFAISWMGVAKTLSLVFVLVLIAFVLVFLIKKKPVLNTKIGEPLKESLKVGIQFVFQNKVILGALTLDMIAVLFGGTVAILSVFAQDILEVGSKGFGIMNAAISMGSIVTMFITTYIPINKNTGKKLLVAVFVFGLSIIGFGLSSVFWLSVLMLFISGAADGISMIIRQTILQLKTPDDMRGRVSSVNSMFVGSSNELGAFESGLAAKLIGPVAAVVFGGSMTLITALTIGVKNPALRTLDLTEDIKAHEAS, from the coding sequence ATGGCAAAAAGAGACCCATATGCAGCCTTGCGCATTAAAGAATTCAACATTTTTTTATTAGTGCGCTTGTTTTTGGTTTTTGGCTGGTCTATGCAATTTATTGTTATTGAGTGGCAGGTGTATAGCATTACAAAAGATCCATTATCTCTAGGTATTATCGGGCTTATGGAGATTATCCCCGCATTTACCATGGCTTTATTTGCTGGTCATATTGTGGATCAAAAAGAAAAACGCAATCTCTTTGCGCTTTGTATTGCTCTTTTTTCTTTAATTAGCTTGGGCTTATTTTTACTCACCACAGAAACCGTAGTAAGCGATTGGTCTACCCATAGCGTGCTGTACTCTATCTATGCTCTGGTGTTTTTTGGCGGATTTTTACGGTCGTTTTTTGGACCCCTAATTTTTTCGCTAATAGGTCTTATTGTACCCAAAAAAACATATCCTAATGCAGCCACATGGAGCACCAGCACCTGGAAAACGGCAACGGTTTTAGGCGCACTTTTTGGTGGTTTTGCCATAAGTTGGATGGGCGTTGCAAAAACCCTATCTCTGGTTTTTGTTCTGGTATTAATAGCCTTCGTTTTGGTGTTTTTAATTAAGAAAAAACCCGTACTTAATACCAAAATTGGCGAGCCTTTAAAAGAAAGTCTTAAAGTGGGTATCCAATTTGTCTTCCAAAACAAAGTAATTCTTGGGGCCTTAACTTTAGATATGATTGCGGTTTTATTTGGTGGTACAGTGGCCATACTTTCTGTATTTGCACAAGATATCTTGGAGGTAGGCAGTAAAGGTTTCGGGATTATGAATGCTGCGATTTCTATGGGGAGTATTGTAACTATGTTTATTACCACTTACATTCCTATAAACAAAAATACTGGTAAGAAACTATTGGTTGCGGTATTTGTTTTTGGCCTGAGTATTATTGGTTTTGGTTTATCTTCTGTATTCTGGCTAAGTGTTTTAATGCTCTTTATTAGCGGTGCTGCCGATGGTATTTCAATGATTATTAGACAAACCATTTTACAATTAAAAACGCCCGATGATATGCGTGGTCGTGTATCTTCAGTAAACTCCATGTTTGTAGGGTCGTCTAACGAATTAGGTGCTTTTGAAAGTGGTTTAGCAGCAAAACTTATTGGCCCCGTGGCTGCCGTTGTTTTTGGTGGGAGTATGACCTTAATTACGGCTCTAACTATCGGTGTTAAAAACCCAGCTCTTAGAACATTAGATTTAACCGAAGATATAAAAGCCCACGAAGCCTCTTAA
- a CDS encoding M14 family zinc carboxypeptidase: protein MKSFFKLFVIFITLSVTSQTTDFTSAIYDTYDNYKATSLEKRRIKHQDIQPLIQALKTRPEFTVNKVGQSIEGRDLTLISVGSGKTNVFLWSQMHGDEPTATLAIFDIVNLLASRDFITEKENILNRVTLHFLPMLNPDGAEKFMRRNALGIDINRDALRLQSPEGQTLKRVRDSLDADFGFNLHDQSIYYNAERTNKPATISYLAPAFNYEKDVNQVRADAMKIIVFMNAVIQKYAPGQVGRYSDTFEPRAFGDNIQKWGTSAILIESGGYKNDVEKQEIRKLNYVSILSAIYAIANQQYQNIPISDYERIPRNDRKLFDLKIEEATYNLLDKPYTIDVGINRFEMDNANNTDFYNVGRVVDQGDLSTFYGYNTFNAKGYTIVEGKIYAEVFNSVEDTSGLDVYELLKSGYTYLQMEHLPKHQIEAQKPIHLVKKGYKLPGFKINPGVNPTFLLQKNNINEYAVINGFLIDLKTKSTRLKNALIYK, encoded by the coding sequence ATGAAGTCTTTTTTTAAATTATTCGTCATATTTATCACCCTATCGGTTACAAGTCAAACTACAGATTTCACTTCGGCGATTTACGATACTTACGACAATTATAAAGCCACTAGCTTAGAAAAACGACGTATAAAACATCAAGATATTCAACCTTTAATACAGGCGCTTAAAACTCGACCAGAGTTTACTGTAAACAAAGTGGGACAATCTATTGAAGGACGTGATTTAACCTTGATTAGTGTAGGTTCTGGAAAAACCAATGTGTTCTTGTGGTCGCAAATGCATGGTGATGAGCCCACGGCAACACTGGCTATTTTCGATATTGTTAACTTACTAGCCAGCAGAGATTTTATCACAGAAAAAGAAAATATATTAAATCGTGTTACGCTTCATTTTTTACCAATGTTAAACCCCGATGGTGCCGAAAAATTTATGCGCCGAAATGCCTTAGGCATTGATATTAACCGAGATGCCTTGCGTTTACAATCTCCAGAGGGGCAAACCTTAAAACGGGTTAGAGATAGCCTTGATGCCGATTTCGGGTTTAATTTGCACGACCAAAGTATTTATTACAATGCAGAACGCACCAATAAACCCGCAACTATTTCTTATTTAGCACCCGCCTTTAATTACGAAAAAGACGTTAACCAGGTACGTGCAGATGCTATGAAAATAATTGTTTTTATGAATGCGGTTATTCAGAAATATGCACCTGGTCAAGTAGGAAGATACAGTGATACTTTCGAGCCTAGAGCTTTTGGCGATAATATACAAAAATGGGGCACGAGTGCTATTTTAATTGAATCTGGAGGTTATAAAAACGATGTTGAAAAACAAGAAATTAGGAAACTAAATTATGTGTCTATTCTATCGGCTATTTACGCCATTGCCAACCAGCAGTACCAAAATATTCCTATTAGTGATTATGAAAGGATACCAAGAAACGACAGGAAACTATTCGATTTAAAAATTGAAGAGGCTACCTATAACTTGTTAGACAAACCTTACACTATTGATGTTGGTATTAATCGATTTGAAATGGATAACGCCAATAATACCGATTTTTATAATGTGGGAAGGGTTGTAGATCAAGGCGATTTATCGACCTTTTACGGCTATAATACGTTTAATGCCAAAGGTTATACCATTGTTGAAGGAAAAATTTATGCTGAGGTATTTAATAGTGTTGAAGACACTTCTGGTTTAGACGTTTACGAACTTTTAAAATCGGGTTACACTTATTTGCAAATGGAACACTTACCCAAACACCAAATCGAAGCCCAAAAACCTATTCATTTGGTTAAAAAAGGCTATAAACTTCCGGGTTTTAAAATTAATCCAGGCGTAAATCCAACTTTTTTATTACAAAAAAATAACATTAACGAGTATGCCGTAATTAACGGATTTTTAATTGATTTAAAAACCAAAAGTACTAGGCTTAAAAACGCTTTAATTTACAAATAA
- a CDS encoding OsmC family protein: MADIVTTQWKGDMVFESDNPRWDSIMMDASEEFGGTNSGMAPKAMMLSSLAGCSGLDVISVLNKMRVKVDDFKMIVKGELTDEHPKIYHKVSVDYHFYGKDLKEDKIKNAVDLSVEKYCGVMEMFRQFAEVKIGIHYHTN; encoded by the coding sequence ATGGCAGATATAGTTACAACACAATGGAAAGGTGATATGGTTTTTGAATCGGATAACCCGCGTTGGGATTCCATAATGATGGATGCTTCTGAAGAATTTGGTGGCACCAACTCAGGTATGGCACCAAAGGCCATGATGTTATCATCGCTTGCCGGTTGTTCAGGTTTAGATGTGATTTCGGTTTTAAACAAAATGCGGGTTAAAGTAGACGATTTTAAAATGATTGTTAAAGGCGAACTTACCGACGAGCATCCAAAAATTTATCATAAAGTTAGTGTCGACTATCATTTTTATGGTAAAGATTTAAAAGAAGATAAAATAAAAAATGCCGTAGATTTATCGGTTGAAAAATATTGTGGCGTTATGGAAATGTTCCGTCAATTTGCCGAAGTAAAGATTGGAATACACTACCACACAAACTAA
- the recJ gene encoding single-stranded-DNA-specific exonuclease RecJ, whose protein sequence is MRWTLKPKPEADKIKALKDALQVDATIASLLIQRGIETFEAARTFFRPSFSDLHDPFLMKDMDLAVARIEQAIANNENILVYGDYDVDGTSAVALMFSYLKTKHPQVHTYIPDRYDEGYGISYKGIDFACDNDFSLIIALDCGIKAIEKVAYAKTLGIDFIICDHHRPGAQIPEAVAVLDPKQNDCNYPFKELCGCGVGFKLIQALAAKEGQTAQDLAEYLDLVATAIGADIVPINGENRALAYLGLKVINTHPRPGIKAILEQVKKTELSITDVVFIVAPRINAAGRMKHGDYAVTLLAEENLEKAREYASEIDQYNLNRRETDKTITEEALQQIEENHEQNRYTTVVYQESWHKGVIGIVASRLIETYYRPTLVFTKSGNKLAASARSVSGFDVYNAIEACSAHVEQFGGHKYAAGLTLEEENYEAFKQAFEDEVSKTIDKNLLTPEIKIDAQINLDDITPKFYRILKQFAPFGPANMTPIFMTDNLNDTGFGKCVGQDKTHLRLTVKQTQSTKNIVCIGFGMGDKIDLITEEKPFKAVYSIDENEFRGEVSLQLKLRDIKA, encoded by the coding sequence ATGCGTTGGACACTCAAGCCCAAACCAGAAGCTGATAAAATAAAGGCGTTAAAAGATGCTTTACAAGTAGATGCGACTATTGCATCCTTACTCATTCAGCGTGGTATTGAAACTTTTGAAGCGGCTAGAACTTTCTTCAGACCTAGTTTTAGTGATTTGCACGATCCCTTTTTAATGAAAGATATGGATCTCGCCGTGGCTCGTATAGAACAAGCCATCGCCAACAACGAAAATATTCTGGTTTACGGCGATTATGATGTTGATGGTACCTCGGCCGTTGCTTTAATGTTTAGCTACTTAAAAACAAAACACCCACAAGTACACACCTATATTCCAGACCGCTACGATGAGGGTTATGGAATCTCGTATAAGGGCATAGATTTCGCATGCGATAACGATTTTTCTCTTATCATCGCTTTAGATTGTGGTATTAAAGCCATAGAAAAAGTCGCCTATGCCAAAACCCTAGGTATCGATTTTATAATCTGCGATCACCACCGCCCTGGTGCCCAAATTCCTGAAGCTGTTGCCGTTTTAGACCCCAAACAAAACGATTGTAATTACCCATTTAAGGAATTATGTGGTTGTGGCGTAGGCTTTAAATTGATTCAAGCCTTAGCCGCTAAAGAAGGACAAACAGCTCAAGATTTAGCCGAGTATCTCGATTTAGTCGCTACTGCCATAGGTGCCGATATTGTGCCAATTAATGGAGAAAACAGAGCCTTAGCTTATTTAGGTTTAAAAGTAATTAACACCCACCCGAGACCAGGTATTAAAGCCATTCTAGAACAGGTAAAAAAAACCGAGCTTAGCATTACCGATGTGGTGTTTATTGTTGCCCCCAGAATTAACGCTGCAGGCCGTATGAAACACGGAGATTATGCGGTTACCCTTTTAGCTGAAGAAAACTTGGAAAAAGCACGAGAATACGCCTCTGAAATTGACCAGTACAACCTAAACAGGCGTGAAACCGATAAAACAATTACCGAGGAAGCGCTGCAGCAAATTGAAGAAAACCATGAACAAAACCGCTACACCACCGTGGTTTACCAAGAAAGCTGGCATAAAGGGGTTATTGGTATTGTAGCCTCAAGATTAATAGAAACCTATTACAGACCCACCCTTGTATTTACTAAAAGTGGCAATAAATTAGCAGCCTCTGCGCGCTCGGTTAGCGGCTTTGATGTTTACAATGCTATTGAAGCGTGTAGCGCACACGTTGAGCAATTTGGAGGTCATAAATACGCGGCGGGATTAACCCTTGAAGAAGAAAATTATGAGGCTTTTAAACAAGCTTTTGAAGATGAGGTTTCTAAAACCATCGATAAAAACTTATTAACTCCAGAAATTAAAATTGATGCTCAAATTAATCTAGACGATATCACCCCAAAGTTTTACAGAATTTTAAAACAATTTGCACCTTTTGGTCCGGCGAATATGACACCCATTTTCATGACCGATAATTTAAACGATACAGGCTTCGGAAAATGTGTAGGACAAGATAAAACCCACTTGCGCTTAACCGTAAAACAGACCCAATCTACTAAAAATATCGTTTGTATTGGGTTTGGTATGGGCGATAAAATTGATCTTATTACTGAAGAAAAACCTTTTAAAGCCGTTTATTCTATCGACGAAAATGAGTTTAGAGGCGAGGTGTCTCTGCAACTTAAATTACGCGATATTAAAGCCTAA
- a CDS encoding BamA/TamA family outer membrane protein: MLLSCSINKYIPEGEQLYTGARLSIEKDTIIRNEKALKSELEAVIRPEPNKKFLGMYPGLFYYYKNQKENPGFLNKWLYKKIGATPVYRSYVEASSIEELLLNRLENRGYFYSTATSNFEDQEKRTSVSYTVNIPKPYRMESYHLDTMPKPIYNAVKTLMKSSPFKKGMRFDLGNMKKERQRIDAHLKTKGYYNFNENFLIFEADTNCLKRKKFDLFLRLKKEVPEKSIIPYNIGKINIYTNYKIEDSANTQITRYKEKNFIQKETFFKPKYLDPFIKLKEGSLYNPETSRNTARRLSSIGAYKYVNIQYKEVDSVASDSLGKLEANIYLSPLNKRALKAELQVVSKSNNFSGPALAFTYSNRNLFGGGETYNISSKIGYETQFGGGQKTGKSSLELEIKNELIFPRVLFPIKINEDFFKYAIPKTRTSLGVNYLNRSQLYTLLSGSILFGYTWDGNAYVSHQINPISANYTELSNTTQEFEQILTDNPFLQRSFDQQFISGLTYSFTYNGMVNPNKKHQIYLNLGLDVAGNSVSLFGKEMGPNEPKTILGLAYAQYAKADMDFHYHFNLGKEQVIASRIFAGYGLAYGNSEVMPFVKQYFSGGPYSVRAFGIRDLGPGTYSGDASTDSGAFFDKTGNIRLEANIEYRFPIYSFFKGAVFADAGNIWNSKPNPTFNGKDTFTSNFINELGMGAGFGLRIDIQSFVIRFDLAAPFHDPSLPKGKRFNFDVGESVFNFAIGYPF, from the coding sequence ATGCTATTGTCATGCAGCATAAATAAATACATTCCTGAGGGAGAGCAGCTTTATACAGGCGCGCGTTTAAGCATAGAAAAAGATACCATCATAAGAAACGAAAAGGCTTTAAAATCAGAACTTGAAGCGGTGATACGGCCAGAGCCCAATAAAAAATTTCTAGGAATGTACCCCGGCTTATTTTATTATTACAAAAACCAAAAAGAAAACCCCGGTTTTCTAAACAAATGGCTCTATAAGAAAATTGGTGCTACCCCAGTTTACCGTTCTTATGTAGAAGCAAGTAGCATTGAAGAACTACTTTTAAACCGATTAGAGAATAGAGGGTATTTTTATAGTACTGCGACTTCAAATTTTGAAGACCAAGAGAAAAGGACATCTGTGAGCTATACCGTGAATATTCCTAAGCCCTACAGAATGGAAAGCTACCACTTAGATACCATGCCCAAACCCATTTATAATGCGGTTAAAACTTTAATGAAAAGCAGTCCGTTTAAAAAAGGAATGCGTTTTGACTTAGGTAATATGAAGAAGGAACGACAACGTATTGATGCCCATTTAAAAACAAAAGGCTATTATAATTTTAATGAAAATTTCTTGATTTTTGAAGCCGATACCAATTGCTTAAAGCGGAAAAAATTCGATTTATTTTTAAGATTAAAAAAAGAGGTTCCAGAAAAAAGTATCATACCCTATAATATTGGTAAAATAAATATTTATACCAACTATAAAATTGAAGATTCGGCAAACACCCAGATCACGCGGTACAAGGAAAAAAACTTCATTCAAAAAGAAACCTTTTTTAAGCCCAAATATTTAGACCCTTTTATAAAACTAAAAGAAGGCAGTTTGTACAACCCCGAAACCTCGCGTAATACCGCAAGGCGACTTTCTAGTATTGGGGCATATAAATATGTAAACATTCAATACAAAGAAGTCGATTCGGTTGCTTCAGACAGCTTAGGTAAGTTAGAAGCCAATATTTATTTGTCGCCCTTAAACAAGCGTGCGCTTAAAGCCGAGTTACAGGTGGTTTCAAAATCCAATAATTTTTCTGGCCCCGCCTTAGCTTTTACCTATAGTAATAGAAATTTATTTGGTGGTGGTGAAACCTATAACATCAGCTCTAAAATAGGGTACGAAACCCAGTTTGGTGGCGGTCAAAAAACCGGTAAAAGCAGTTTGGAATTGGAGATTAAAAATGAATTAATTTTTCCTAGAGTGCTTTTCCCTATTAAGATAAACGAAGATTTTTTTAAATACGCCATACCCAAAACTAGAACGTCTTTAGGTGTTAATTATCTTAACCGAAGCCAGTTGTACACCTTGCTATCAGGCTCGATATTGTTTGGTTATACCTGGGATGGCAACGCCTATGTGAGTCATCAAATTAATCCTATTTCGGCAAATTATACCGAGTTATCTAATACCACTCAAGAGTTTGAGCAAATTTTAACCGACAATCCTTTTTTACAACGCAGTTTCGATCAGCAATTCATTTCAGGATTAACCTATTCCTTTACTTATAACGGCATGGTAAACCCCAATAAAAAGCATCAAATCTATTTGAATTTAGGCTTAGATGTGGCGGGGAATTCCGTTAGTTTATTTGGAAAAGAAATGGGACCTAATGAACCAAAAACAATTTTAGGTCTGGCCTATGCCCAATACGCCAAAGCCGATATGGATTTTCATTATCATTTTAATTTAGGCAAAGAGCAGGTTATCGCTTCAAGAATTTTTGCGGGTTATGGTTTAGCTTATGGAAACTCGGAGGTAATGCCCTTTGTAAAACAGTATTTTTCAGGAGGACCTTATAGCGTGCGTGCTTTTGGCATTCGCGACTTAGGTCCCGGAACTTACAGTGGTGATGCGTCGACAGATAGTGGAGCTTTTTTTGATAAAACAGGAAATATTAGGTTGGAAGCCAATATAGAATATCGATTCCCTATTTATTCGTTTTTTAAAGGTGCTGTATTTGCCGATGCCGGAAATATTTGGAACTCTAAACCCAATCCAACATTTAATGGAAAAGATACGTTTACCAGTAATTTTATAAATGAATTGGGTATGGGTGCTGGTTTCGGACTTCGAATAGACATTCAAAGTTTTGTGATTCGTTTTGATTTAGCCGCACCGTTTCACGACCCTTCGCTACCCAAAGGTAAGCGTTTTAATTTCGATGTTGGGGAATCCGTTTTTAACTTCGCTATTGGCTATCCGTTTTAA